One Halostagnicola kamekurae DNA segment encodes these proteins:
- a CDS encoding formate/nitrite transporter family protein — protein sequence MSESSDTEPSDTEPSGASLSYRKILEREMESALKEINRPPKGVFLSGLSAGLNLSFGAMLMAMVLTYSGGFESRLVQQAALGGVSSIAFLFVVIGQTELFTAHSTMAILPVLDGRATFQELGRVWGVTYASNLVGCALFAGLITLVGPALGIFDASAFGTLATALVPYPGWVIFASAVIAGWLMGLVTWLSAASRDTVSRILFVLIVTAVIGFGPFHHSILGTTEVLTAILLGQGVSIGQFAHFLTWTTIGNIVGGAVFVGLLNYGHVALAGEKQDVDFEAANRNE from the coding sequence ATCCTCGAGCGCGAGATGGAAAGCGCGCTCAAGGAGATCAACCGGCCGCCGAAAGGGGTCTTTCTCTCGGGGCTGTCCGCGGGGCTCAACCTGAGTTTCGGCGCGATGCTCATGGCGATGGTGCTGACCTATTCCGGCGGGTTCGAGTCGCGGCTCGTCCAGCAGGCGGCACTCGGCGGCGTGTCCTCGATCGCGTTCCTGTTCGTCGTCATCGGGCAAACGGAGCTTTTCACCGCCCACTCGACGATGGCGATCCTTCCAGTGCTCGACGGGAGAGCGACGTTCCAGGAACTCGGTCGCGTCTGGGGAGTCACGTACGCCTCGAACCTCGTCGGATGCGCGTTGTTCGCCGGACTCATCACGCTCGTCGGGCCAGCGCTCGGAATTTTCGACGCGAGCGCGTTCGGGACGTTAGCGACCGCACTGGTCCCCTATCCGGGGTGGGTCATCTTCGCGAGCGCGGTGATCGCCGGCTGGCTCATGGGGCTGGTCACGTGGCTGTCGGCGGCCAGTCGGGACACCGTCAGCCGGATCCTGTTCGTGCTCATCGTCACGGCCGTGATCGGGTTCGGCCCCTTCCACCACAGCATTCTCGGCACGACGGAGGTTCTCACGGCGATCCTCCTGGGACAGGGCGTCTCGATCGGCCAGTTCGCGCACTTTCTCACCTGGACGACGATCGGCAACATCGTCGGCGGGGCCGTGTTCGTCGGACTGTTAAATTACGGTCACGTCGCGCTGGCCGGCGAAAAACAGGACGTCGATTTCGAGGCGGCAAATCGGAACGAGTGA
- a CDS encoding A/G-specific adenine glycosylase, which yields MTDAPAEQGRQTAWTLPEDLEAVRTALIEWYADDHRSFPWRETDDAYEILVSEVMSQQTQLGRVVEAWEAFLERWPTTADLAAADRSAVVGFWTSHSLGYNNRAKYLHEAAQQVEAEYDGEFPETPDELEELMGVGPYTANAVSSFAFNAGDAVVDTNVKRVVYRAFDIPDDDDAFETAANRLMPDGRSRVWNNAIMELGGVACEKTPRCDEAGCPWREWCHAYQTGDFTAPDVPTQPSFEGSRRQFRGRVIRLLDEHDEMELDTLGHRIRVDYAPDGEHGREWLRGLLSDLSDDGLVQVEKRSDRTIVRLR from the coding sequence ATGACAGACGCGCCAGCCGAGCAGGGTCGCCAGACGGCGTGGACGCTTCCGGAGGACCTCGAGGCCGTCCGAACGGCGCTGATCGAGTGGTACGCGGACGACCACCGTTCGTTCCCGTGGCGCGAGACCGACGACGCCTACGAGATCCTCGTCAGCGAGGTGATGAGCCAGCAGACCCAACTCGGTCGCGTCGTTGAGGCCTGGGAGGCGTTTCTCGAACGCTGGCCGACGACAGCGGATCTGGCCGCAGCGGATCGATCCGCTGTCGTCGGCTTCTGGACGTCTCACAGCCTCGGGTACAACAACCGGGCGAAGTACCTCCACGAGGCCGCCCAGCAGGTCGAAGCCGAGTACGACGGCGAGTTTCCCGAGACGCCCGACGAACTCGAGGAACTGATGGGTGTCGGACCCTACACCGCCAACGCGGTCTCGAGTTTCGCGTTCAACGCCGGCGACGCCGTCGTCGATACCAACGTAAAGCGGGTCGTCTACCGCGCGTTCGATATCCCAGACGACGACGATGCGTTCGAAACGGCCGCAAACCGACTCATGCCCGACGGCCGCTCGAGGGTCTGGAACAACGCCATCATGGAACTCGGTGGCGTCGCGTGTGAAAAGACGCCCCGCTGTGACGAGGCCGGGTGTCCGTGGCGCGAGTGGTGTCACGCCTATCAGACCGGCGACTTCACGGCTCCCGACGTTCCCACCCAGCCGAGTTTCGAGGGGAGCCGCCGACAGTTCCGAGGACGCGTGATTCGACTCCTCGACGAGCACGACGAGATGGAGCTCGACACGCTCGGCCATCGAATTCGCGTCGACTACGCGCCCGACGGCGAGCACGGGCGGGAGTGGCTTCGGGGCCTCCTTTCTGATCTTTCTGACGACGGTCTCGTCCAAGTCGAGAAACGGAGCGATCGAACGATCGTTCGCCTTCGATAG
- a CDS encoding PTS fructose transporter subunit IIB, which produces MKLVAITSCPTGIAHSQMAAENIETTAREQGHDIQVEVQGAMGAENELTADDIDDADAVIIAADTAVNQDRFDHKPVVEGTVKDGVNDAEGLIEDAVQLAEGGETGTVEASDRDAGSETGDGAGTAAENEETTSARETDTDADTKQLGGDPSKGLFARLRRLFS; this is translated from the coding sequence ATGAAACTCGTCGCAATTACGTCCTGTCCGACAGGTATCGCACACAGCCAGATGGCAGCAGAGAACATAGAGACCACCGCCCGCGAGCAAGGCCACGACATCCAAGTCGAGGTCCAGGGCGCGATGGGTGCCGAAAACGAGCTTACGGCCGACGATATCGACGACGCCGATGCCGTTATCATCGCCGCGGACACGGCCGTCAATCAGGACCGTTTCGATCACAAGCCCGTCGTCGAGGGAACCGTCAAGGACGGGGTCAACGACGCCGAGGGACTGATCGAGGACGCAGTGCAACTCGCCGAGGGCGGCGAGACGGGCACCGTCGAAGCGAGCGACCGCGACGCCGGTTCGGAGACGGGCGATGGCGCTGGGACGGCAGCGGAGAACGAAGAGACGACGTCGGCTCGAGAGACCGATACCGATGCCGACACCAAACAGCTCGGCGGCGACCCATCGAAAGGGCTCTTCGCCCGGCTCCGGAGGCTATTCTCGTGA
- a CDS encoding class 1 fructose-bisphosphatase, with the protein MTAVDPIVDALVSSVPDVREKLRTARGKTATENPSGDVQSAADREIDRLFRERVSALEAVGAYASEEREAVEDVGDGFSVAIDPLDGSSNLRSNNIVGTVVGIYDGPLPASGRDLVASMVLLYGPYTTITVAVDGTVTRHVVDDGRIVDSSPVAIPDEGDICGFAGSTNEWPEAVRDCWSEFHRKHKLRYTGAMVADINHLLVDGGVVGYPERTTSPSGDLRLQYEANPIAYIVEAAGGQSSTGQKSILDRTPETLHEHTPAYFGNAERIGLLESTLS; encoded by the coding sequence ATGACGGCGGTAGACCCGATCGTCGATGCGCTCGTCTCGAGCGTCCCCGACGTCCGTGAGAAATTGCGTACGGCCCGCGGAAAGACGGCGACGGAAAACCCGAGTGGCGACGTTCAGTCGGCCGCCGACCGGGAGATCGACCGGCTCTTTCGCGAGCGGGTGAGCGCCCTCGAGGCGGTCGGTGCGTACGCGAGCGAAGAACGCGAGGCCGTCGAAGACGTCGGCGACGGGTTTAGCGTCGCCATCGATCCGCTCGACGGGTCGTCGAATCTCCGATCGAACAACATCGTCGGAACCGTCGTTGGGATTTACGACGGGCCGCTTCCGGCCAGCGGTCGCGATCTCGTCGCCAGCATGGTGCTCCTCTACGGACCGTACACGACGATAACGGTCGCAGTCGACGGGACGGTCACGCGACACGTCGTCGACGACGGACGTATCGTGGACTCGAGTCCCGTGGCCATCCCCGACGAGGGCGACATCTGCGGGTTCGCCGGCTCGACGAACGAGTGGCCGGAGGCCGTCCGAGACTGCTGGAGCGAGTTCCATCGGAAGCACAAACTTCGGTACACGGGAGCGATGGTTGCGGACATCAACCATTTACTCGTCGACGGTGGCGTGGTCGGCTACCCCGAGCGAACCACGAGTCCGAGCGGGGACCTTCGACTCCAGTACGAAGCGAACCCGATCGCGTACATCGTCGAAGCCGCAGGCGGCCAGTCCTCGACCGGTCAAAAATCGATCCTCGACCGCACGCCGGAAACACTCCACGAGCACACTCCCGCCTACTTCGGGAATGCCGAGCGGATCGGTCTCCTCGAGTCGACGCTGTCGTGA